The genomic segment TCTTCAATCATCAATAATCAGGAAAAACAATCAATCAACAATCAAAGTGCAGTTGCCGAAAATTCTAAAAAAGAAAATGTAGACCAATTATTAGAAACGGCCGAGAATAAAGTTTTAGCAGAAAATCCGGTAAAAAAAGCAAAAGTAAGAGTAAATGCAGCCGATTTGCTTAATCAGGTCGATGGTGAACTTGAACTTTCGTTTCGGGAAAAAGTAATCACAAAAGTCAATAAAAACTACCAAACGGTAAAAGTTGCTTTAGCGAATAGAAATCAGCAGGAGTAAGGCTAGATTTTTAGAAGCAGGAAGCAGGAAGCAGGAAGTAAGAAGCAAGAAGAAAGAAGAAAGAAAAAAGAGAGCAAGAATAAAAAATATAGATTTAAAGTTCCGAAGGAACGATCCATATCGTAGCGCCGGATTTTAATCCGGGGGGAGATAGAATTCACAATTAACCATTCACAATTAACCATTCACAATTAACCATTCACAATTAAAAAATATCATCAATCACAATCAATAAAAAAAATCAATCATGAAAAATTTTACCATTTACCTCGTAATCCTCGTTTTCTTATTTGTAAGCAAAGTTCTGGGACAAGAAACTTTCGAATCTGAAACAAAAAGAATAGCCAATAAAATTGAGAAGATTACAAAAGAAGAAAAAGAAGCTTTAAAGGAAGAAGTTGAAGCAGTAAATGTTCAGTTATCAGAAGGAAAAATTACACAGGAACAGGCCGATAAGCGTAAAAAAGAATTGGCAGAAGCTAGAGCAGTAATTATGGAAGAGAAAATTACTTTGGCTCAAAACGAACTAAACGATTTAGTGCAGAAAAAAGTCGACGGAAAAATCAAAGAAGATTCTTCGAGAGTGTATATGATTCGCTGGAAATCTCCAAAACAGCATAAAGATTCTATTCATGGCGAAAAAAGAACAACATCGCAGTTTGTGTTTGCGATGGGTTTAAACAACACTATGGTCGACGGAAAACTACAGGATTCAAATTATAGTTTTATAGGCTCGCATTTCTACGAATGGGGTTTTACCTATAATTCAAGATTAATGAAAAACGACAATCTGCTTCATGCAAAATACGGACTTTCATTAATGTATAATAACATTCGAGCAACAGATAACAGAAGTTTTGTTGTAAACGGCGATCAGACAGACCTTGAAGTAAATCCGGTACATTTAACAGAATCTCGTTTTAGAAATGTGTATTTGGTGCTTCCGGTACATTTAGAATTTGATTTTACAAGACCGATAGAAAAAAATGGGAAAACCTATTTTAAAACACATAAAAGTTTTCGTTTTGGAGTGGGTGGTTATGCCGGAATCAACGTAAAATCAAAGCAAATTTTGAAGTTTGAAGAAGATGATTTAAAATACAAAACGAGAATAAAAGGCGATTATAATGTAAATAATTTTATTTACGGTTTGAGTTCTTACATTGGTTACAGAGATGTGAGTTTGTATCTTAAATACGATCTGAATCCGTTGTTTCAGGATAATTTAGTGAAAGAGAATAATATTTCTTTAGGATTACGTTTCGATTTAAATTAAAAATAAAGTTGAGTTTAGTAAGTAGAAAAAGTGCTTCGAAAGAGGCACTTTTTTTTGTAAATTCAGGTTTGATTTGTGTACTTTTACAGGCTCTAATTTTTAAAAAATAATCTAACGTTTTGATTTCACAAAGTACCATAGACGCCGTTTTTGAAACTGCTCGAGTAGAGGAGGTTATTGGCGATTTTGTTAATTTAAAGCGTGCAGGAAGTAACTTTAAAGGATTAAGCCCGTTTTCAGATGAGCGCTCGCCTTCTTTTATGGTATCTCCTGCAAAAGGTATCTGGAAAGATTTTAGTTCCGGAAAAGGAGGAAATTCCGTTGCCTTTTTGATGGAACATTCCCATTTTACATATCCCGAAGCTATTCGTTATTTAGCTAAAAAATACAATATCGAAATTGAGGAAACCGAGCAGACAGAGGCTGAAAAAGCCATAACAGATGTTCGTGAAAGTATGTATCTGGTTTCAGAATTTGCGGCGAAGTATTTTCAGGATGTTTTAATTAATTCTGAAGAAGGAAAAGCAATTGGTTTATCTTACTTTAAAGAAAGAGGATTTACAAATGAAACCATCAAAAAATTTGCTTTAGGATATTCTCCTGAAACCTGGGATGCTTTAACAAAAGAAGCTCTGGGAAAAGGATATAAGCTGGAATTTCTGGAAAGCACAGGTTTAACCATTGCGAGAGAAGATCGTCCTTTTGACCGTTTTAAAGGGCGTGTAATGTTCCCTATTCACAGTATGTCGGGACGTGTTTTGGGTTTTGGAGGACGTATTTTAACCAACGATAAAAAAGCAGCAAAATACCTCAATTCACCAGAAAGTGATATTTACCATAAAAGCAGAGTACTTTACGGAATTTTTCAGGCAAAGCAGGCTATAGCCAAACAAAATAATTGTTATCTCGTTGAAGGTTACACCGATGTAATTCAGTTTAATCAGGCCGGAATCGAAAATGTAGTTGCTTCTTCGGGAACAGCTTTAACACCAGATCAAATCCGATTAGTAAATCGTTTAACGCGAAATATTACCGTACTTTTTGATGGAGATGCTGCCGGACTTCGTGCTTCTATTCGAGGTATCGATTTAATTCTGGAAGAAGGAATGAACGTTAGAGTTTGTGCTTTCCCCGATGGAGAAGATCCGGATAGTTTTGCCAGAAAAAATTCGCATGACGATTTAGTGCGGTATTTAGAAGAAAACAGTAAAGATTTTATACAGTTTAAAGCTTCTATTTTGATGGGAGAAGCCAAAAACGATCCTATAAAAAAAGCCGATTTAATCCGAGATATGGTTGCCAGTATTTCGAAAATACCGGACAGAATTCAGCGCGAAGTTTATATTCAGGAATGTGCCCGAATTATGGATATTTCTGAACAAGTTTTAGTAAGTACGCTGGCACAGCTGATTCAAAAAGATCTTTCTGAAGCAAATAAAAGACAAAAACAGGAACAAAAACCTTTTGAGGTTGTTAGAAACCAGCCTTCAAAACAAGCCAATTATTCAGGAGGAGATCCGGAAGATCCGCGAACCGGGCCGCCCGAGGATTATTATCCTGGTGATATGGGACATCAGCAAGGACCTGAAAAAGTAGATATTTTATACGGTTTCGAAAGAAAGATTATCGAAATACTATTGTTGTACGGAAATGTTTTAGAAGACTTTGAAGATGTTTTCTTAAAAGCAGATGAAGAAGGGAATGTAAAAGAGGTTTCTGAAAAAAGAAAATATAAGGTTTACGAGAAAATTTATCTAAGTCTGCAGGAAGACGAGGTAGAACTATCAAATCAATTATTTCAGAATATTTTTAATGGATTAATTGATTTTTATAATCAAAATGAAACGTTTAGTTTAGATAAATATCTAATGCATTTACAGCCTGAATTTGCTCAGGAAGTAACCAATATTCTGATGGAAGACGAAAAAGTAACCATTCATAATTGGGAAGGACAAAATATTTATCCGAAACATAAAAACGTAACTATTGAGCAAAATGTTTCTGATACAATTTTTTCCATGAGATGGTTTTTGGTTTCAAAACTGATTCATGAATTGAAAAACACACTGATTACAGATCCTCAGGAAGATAATTCAGAATTGTTATCGATGGTGGTTGATTATTCGAAACTATTGAATAATTTCTCTAAAAAGCTCGGAAGGGTAGTAGTGCCTTACCATGGCGGGTAAAAATCAAAAAGCTCTATACTGATTAACAATATAGAGCTTTTTTTATGGTTGATGATTCTGCCCAAGCAAATCAAATTCCCATCAAATTAATTAGATAATTTCTAAAGTTTTAGCTTTGTTAACTAAGTCAACTAAGTTAGTAACGTTTAATTTCGTTAATAATCTTAGTTTGTAAGTACTGATCGTTTTTTCGTTCAGACTTAAGATTTTAGAAATCTCGTTGTTTTTCTTACCATCACTTAAATAACGTAAAACCTCGATTTCACGGTTAGAAAGTTTTCTGTACAAACGTTCGCTCTTGCTTTGTTTAGCAATAAGGGCCATGTTTTTGCGAACTGTTTCGTTGATGATAATTTTTCCTTCGTGTACTTTAATAATAGAAAGACCTAAAGTTTCAAGTTTTTCTGTTTTGTGTACATACCCAGATACTCCAGCTTTAATAGCATTTGGAGCATACATTTGCTCAGCTAGGTCACTGAAAATTACAATTTTTGTCTTTGGGAAATTTTTCAAGATTGATTTTACTTCGAAGATACTTGAAAGACCTTCTAATTCTAAATCTAAGATTAGAATATCGATCTCCTTCGTTTGAAGAATATCTCTAACCATTGAAAAATTGCCTACGTTGGCAACAATTGAAATTTGATCGTGGTCTTTGAAATAAGACTTAACGCCAAAGTGAGTCACAGGATGATTGTCTGCAAGACATACTTTAATCATAATTTTACCTTTTTAGAATTGTTATCATGTTTTTGGAGCTGTAAAATTAATAAATAAATTCTGTAATTAATTATTGACAAATGTTAAAAAAATTATTTTAACGTTTTTGGGATCAAACAAACGGGTATTGCTTCCATTTTATGCTTGTTGCTGGTGTTTAATCTTTTATAAATTTCAAAGACAGATTTTTCTCTCCCATTAAAGTCATCTGCTGATTTTCCTGACTCTGCGGCAATCATTGCCCATTCAAGTTCGTCATAACTAGCGCCTAATTGATCTTCATCGGTTCTGTTATCTCCAAAAAGTCCGTCAGTTGGAGCAGCTGTTAAAATTGATTCCGGAACTGTTAAATACTCTCCTAAAGCATAAACATCAGATTTCATTAAATCGGCAATTGGACTTAAGTCGACACCTCCATCACCATATTTTGTGTAGAATCCTACACCGAAATCTTCTACCTTATTCCCTGTTCCGGCCACTAAAAGCCCGTGAATTCCAGCTAGATAGTATAAAGAAGTCATTCTTAATCGTGCTCTTGTGTTGGCTAGCGATAAATTAACTTTTGTTGAATCTTTTGAAGTAGGCACAGCTGCTTTAAAAGCCTCAAAAGTGTCAGTTAAATCAGTCTTAACACTTGAGACATTTGAAAAACGTTTTTTTAGCTGCTCAATATGTTCTCTTCCTCTTGATACCTGACTTTCAGCTTGATGTATCGGCATTTCAACGCATAAAACTTGCAAACCGGTCTGCGCACACAAGGTAGAAGTCACTGCTGAGTCAATTCCACCTGAGATTCCGATTACAAAACCATTTACTTTTGCATTAGCCGCATAGTTTTTTAACCATTCAACAATATGTGTATTTACTTTTTCTGTCTGAATTGTGCTTTTTTTAGCCATAATAGTTCAAGTTTTAAGATGGAGGGATGTATATTTGCAGAATTATTTTTTTAAGTAAAAAAATACCTAAAAATCCAGCAACACAAATCTAAATAAAATAAAATGAAAATGTATCGCTTTGTAGTGGTTCTGTGCTTGTTTTTTTTGTCTTGTGACCAAAAAACAAAGGTTGAAAAAGAAGTAGAAGAAATTCCGGTTGATATTAAAGTTGAACGCTTTGATAAAGCGTTTTTTGAAACCAAACCTGAAGATCTTTCTAAATTAAAAAAACAATATCCATACTTTTTTCCTGGAAATGATGATAATATCTGGCTTCAAAAAATGAAAGAGCCAATTTGGAGAGAAGTCTACGAAGAAGTACAAAAAAAATACAGCAACTTTGAGCCTGTTCGCGAAGAATTCAATGAACTTTTTAAACACGTAAAATATTATTTCCCAAAAACTAAAACTCCAAAAGTAGTTACTGTAATTGGAGAAATGGACTATAATGCAAAGGCAATTTATGCAGACAGTCTGGTTGTGGTTGCTTTGGAGTTGTATTTAGGCAAAGATCATAAGTTTTATGAGTTTCCTAATTATATAAAATACAATTTTGAAGAAAGACAAATTATGCCGGATGTGGTTTCGAGTTTTACATACAGAAACATCCCGGCTTTTCCTGATAAAAATTTAGTTTCACAAATGATTTTTGAAGGGAAACAGCTGTATGCAAAAGATTTGCTTTTGCCAAATTATACAGATGCAGAAAAAATGGGATATACGCCCGAACAAATAAAATGGTGTGAAGAAAATGAAAGCTATATGTGGCGATATTTTCTTGAAAATGAAATGTTGTATAGTTTAGATCCTAAACTTACAACCCGATTTATAGCACCTGCTCCATTCTCTAAATTTTATTTAGAAATAGATAATGATTCTCCGGGAAGGGTTGGGGCCTGGATAGGCTGGCAGATTGTTCGTTCGTACATGAAGAATAACAATGTATCGCTGTCGGAATTATTAAAAGTAAACGCAAAAGAAATTTTCGAAAAGTCAAAATATAAACCTAAGAAATAATGTCAAATACTATAAAATCAGAAATTAAATTCAACGTTGAATTAGACGAAAACCGTGTTCCGGAAAAATTAACATGGAGCGCTCAAGATGGCGGTGTTGCCGAAGAAGAAGCAAAAGCGATCATGTTGTCAATATGGGACAGTAAAGCGCAGGAAACAATGCGTATTGATTTGTGGACAAAAGATATGCCTGTAGATGAAATGAAAGTTTTCTTTCACCAAACTTTAGTGGCTATGGCTGATACTTTTAAACGAGCAACAGATGACGAAAAAATGTCGGATACAATGAAGGACTTCTGTGATTACTTTGCAGAAAAACTGGAACTTGCGAAGTAAGTTTTTTTAAATTTCAAAATAAATAAAAATTCCAAATTCCAATATTTGAGAATGAATATTTATAAAAAAATCCCAAACTCCAATTTAAAATGGAATTTGGGATTTTTTATATTTTAAAATTTGATTTTTACCTTGGGATTTGGAATTTGAAGCATTGGAAATTTAACTCTAAAATTCCGAGTTATTTTTAAAAACTTCCTGATTTACTTCGTCTATATAAGACAAAAGTTCTTCTTTTCCGATTGATTCTGTAGATGAGGTTACAAAATACTGAGGCATTTCGGCCCAATTGTTGGCAAACATTTGTTTGCGATAAGCGGCAATATGGGAGTCAATTTTTCCTTTACTGATTTTATCTGCTTTGGTAAAAATAATACAAAACGGAATTTCGCTTTCGCCCATATATGACATGAATTCAATGTCAATTTTTTGAGCTTCATGACGAATATCAATCAAAACAAAAGCGCACACTAATTGTTCTCTGTTTTCAAAATAATCAGTAATGAACTGTTGGAAGACTGATTTTGTTTTTTTTGAAACTTTAGCATAACCATAACCCGGTAAATCGACCAAAAACCAGTTATTATTGATTTTAAAATGATTTATCAATTGTGTTTTTCCCGGTTTTGCCGATGTTTTGGCTAAGTTTTTATTATTGGTAATCATATTTATTAATGATGATTTACCAACGTTGGATCTGCCTATAAATGCATATTCCGGAAGAAAATCTTTCGGGCATTTTGATGCATCAGAATTACTGACAATAAATTCGGCGGTATTAATTTTCATGTTTTTTCGGGTTTTAAAACCTCAAATATCAAAAGTTAGATGCTATAAATTCTTTTCGGTAAGCCATTTTTCAAGAATTTCATTAAATTCCTGAGGATGTTCCATCATAGCAGCATGTCCACATTTGTCAATCCAATACAAAGTTGAATTTGGCAATAAAGTATTAAATTCTTCAGCAACATTTGGGGGTGTTACAGTATCATTTTTACCCCAAATAATACAGGTTTCAACTGTCATTTTTGGTAAATCTTTTGCCATATTATGACGAATTGCACTTTTGGCAATAGTCAGCGTTTTAATTAATTTGATACGATCATTTGCCGTTGCATACACTTCGTCGATAAGATCCGGAGTTGCAATTTTTGGGTCATAAAATACAGCTTCAGCTTTTGTTTTGATGTATTCGTAATCGCCTCTTCTTGGATAGCTGTCTCCCATTGCGCTTTCGTAAAGTCCAGAACTTCCTGTAATTACAAGTCCGGCAACTTTTTCTGGATAAAGTTTTGTATGGTACAAAGCAATGTGTCCTCCAAGAGAGTTTCCTAGAAGAATAACCTTGTCAAATCCTTTGTAAGTGATAAAGTCTTTTACGTATTTCGCAAAACTTTTTACGTTTGTTTTTAAAATGCTTTGAGTGTATATTGGCAAGTCCGGGATTACAACTTTGTATCCTTTCGCTGGGAAATATTGCGCTACACCATCAAAGTTACTAAGACCTCCCATTAATCCATGTAAAATAACAATTGGAGTTCCTTCGCCAGCTTCAAAATAGCTGTATTTGCCTTCTTTTTTGTAGTTTTTGTCCATCTAGTTTTATGCCAATTTCAATTTCGACAAATATAGGGTTTAATAAATAAAAATGAATTTTTGCTGCGATTTTTTAACTACATAATTTTAGTAGAACTTATAAGTGGTTAAAAATCAGGTTTTAGAATGTTTTTTACTACATTATGAATATGTTAAATTCATTGCATAATAATTACTTTTTTAAGGAAAATACTATTTATTTTTCGTAATTGTTAAAAGAATTGATCTTCGAACTGATTAATATCTAAAGTATTGATTTGGTTATAATTAAACAAGGTGGTAGAAAAGTGGTTAAACTTATTAACAAAGTGGTATTTAGTGGTAATATGTGGTAATTTTTTTTATATTTTTGCTGTATAACATGTTAAGTAGTTTTTCTTGAATTCAATTGTAGGGACATACGAGTGTAAAGTCGATGCAAAAGGGCGGTTAATGATACCTGCACCTTTAAAAAAGCAGCTGGCGACCTCTCTTCAGGACGGTTTTGTCCTGAAGCGCTCTGTTTTTCAACAATGTCTTGAATTGTATCCAATGGATGAATGGAATTTGATGATGGCGAAAATTAACAAGTTGAACCGTTTTGTGAAGAAGAACAATGATTTCATTCGCAGATTTACTGCCGGCGTAAAAGTGGTAGAGATTGATGCATTAGGAAGATTGCTTGTTCCAAAAGATTTGGTGACTTTTTCAGGTATTTCTAAAGATGTTGTATTCTCATCTGCGGTTAATATTGTGGAAATTTGGGATAAAGATTTATATGAAAAATCAATAAGCGGCGAAGATATGGATTTTGCTGATTTAGCCGAGGAAGTAATGGGAAATATTAATGACGACGACAATGGAATATCATAATCCGGTTTTACTTCATCCAACGGTTGATGGTTTAGATATTAAACCAGACGGCATTTATGTAGATGTTACGTTTGGCGGCGGCGGACACTCAAAAGAAATTTTGAGACGATTAGGGCCAAACGGAAAGCTGTTTGCTTTTGATCAGGACGAAGATGCATTGGCAAATGCACTGCCAGACGAAAGATTTACGCTGATTAATGAGAATTTTAGATTCATAAAAAGGTTTCTTCGTTTTCACGGTGTAAAAGCGGTTGACGGAATTCTGGCAGATTTAGGGGTTTCATCACATCAGTTTGATGTTCCTGAAAGAGGTTTTTCAACCCGATTTGATGCTGAACTCGATATGCGGATGAGTCAGAAAAATGATTTGAATGCCTTTCGTGTAGTTAACGAATATGAAGAACAGGATTTACGTCGTGTTTTTTTTGATTATGGGGAGTTGAAAAACGCACCGGTTTTGGCAAGAACAATTGTTGAAGCAAGAAGAGATTACCCAATCAAAACGACAGATGAACTGAAAGAAGTTTTAAAAAGATATTTACCGGAGAAAGTTCGAAATAAAATATTGGCTCAGATTTATCAGGCCATTCGAATTGAGGTAAATCAGGAAATGGATGTTTTGAAAGAATTTATTGAACAGTCTCTTGAAATTTTGAAACCAGGAGGAAGATTTTCAGTAATATCATATCATTCTCTTGAAGACAGACTGGTAAAAAGATTTATTAAAAACGGAATGTTTGAAGGTGAACCAGAAAGAGATTTTTACGGAAACTATTCAGTACCGTTTAAAACTATTGGAAAACTGATTGTTCCGGACGACGAAGAAATCAAAATCAACAATAGAGCAAGAAGTGCCAAATTGAGAATTGCTGAGAAGCTATAATATATATAGGTAGAAAAAATGAAAAGCGGAGTATTTAGCATATTAAAAGCAAGATTTTTAATAAACGATGATGCAGTAAAAAACTGGCGGTTTATTGTTTTTATAATTCTGCTGGCGATTTTAATGATTGCAAATACACAGCGATACGAGCAAAAGGTTTTTGAAATCGCAAAATTAAATAATGAAGTAAAAGAGCTCAGATCTGAATTTGTAGACCGACGCTCTGAACTGATGAAATTAAAAATGGAATCAACGATATCAGATAAGATGCAGGAAAAACAAATTTTTCCATCGACAGTTCCACCAATAAAAATAGAAGTTAAAAAAGAAGAAGAAAAAAGTTTCTTTAAAAGAATATGGCAGTAGACGATAAACATATATCCTACAGAATTTACCTCGTAGCAATTTTCATCTTTTTGATGGCAATTGCTATTGTCGTTAAATTAACTAATATTCAATGGGTTGAAGGAGATCATTACAGACAACTGGCAAAACAGCGTACAGTTAGAAATTTTGTAATTCCGGCCAATAAAGGAAATATTTATTCAGCAGATGGAAGTTTACTGGCAACATCAATTCCAAATTATGAGATTCGTTTTGATGCAAAAGCGCCAAAGCAAGAAACTTTTGAAAAATATGTAAAACAATTGTCTGATTCTTTAGAAACAGTTTTAGACAGACCATCTGGTTATTACGAAAAAGAATTAAGAAAAGCGAGAACAAATAAAAATCGATATTATTTAATCGCCCGCAATTTAAGCTATACAGAATACATGAAAATCAAAGGATTTCCATTATTCAAATTAGGAGCTTTTAAAGGCGGAATTATCGTTGAGCAAGAGACAGTTAGAAAACACCCAATTGGTAAAATTGCAGAAAGAACCATTGGTTACGATCGTATCGATCCAGCTACAGGAATAGAAGTAGGAAAAGGAATAGAGTGGGCTTTTAAAAGTTACCTAAACGGAAAAGACGGTAAAATTTTAAAGCAAAAAATTGCAAAAGGACAATGGAAACCCATTCGTGATGTAAACGAAGTAGATCCAATTGACGGTTACGATGTAATTTCTACAATTGATGTTTTTATTCAGGATATTGCGCACCACGCTCTTTTAAAACAATTAGAAGATTACGAAGCAGATCACGGCTGCGTTGTAGTTATGGAAACAGAAACAGGTTACGTAAAAGCCATTTCTAATTTAGGAAGAGCAGAAGACGGATCATATTACGAAACAACAAATTATGCCATTGCTGAATCTCACGAACCGGGATCGACTTTTAAACTAGTCGATTTAATGGCCATTTTAGAAGATAAAGTAGCAGATACAAGTACGGTTTATGACAGCCACGGCGGTGTTGTTAAATATTACGGAAGATCTGTTCGTGATTCGCATAATGGGGGCTATGGGAAAGTTTCATTAGCACGCGGATTCGAACTTTCGTCAAATACTGTAATGGTTCAGGCAGTTTATAATAATTACAAAAGCAACCCGTCAAAATTTGTAAATCATATTAAAAATTTTGGTTTAGATAAAACTTTAGGATTACATTTTAAAGGAGAAGGTAGGCCGATTATCCCGCATCCGGGAGATAAAAGCTGGTCAGGAACTTCACTCCCTTGGATGGCTTTTGGATACGAAGTTTCAGTTACACCAATGCAGACACTGGCATTTTACAATTCAGTTGCTAATAATGGTGTAATGGTGAAGCCGCAATTTGTATCAGAAGTTAAAGAATGGAATAAAACCATTAAAAAATTTGATACAGAAGTTATTAATCCGAGAATTTGTTCGCCTGAAACGCTTAAAAAAATTAGAGCAGTTTTATTGAATGTAGTTAAAAAAGGAACAGCATCTAAATTGTATTCGAAAGATTTTTCGATGGCAGGAAAAACAGGAACAGCTCAGATGAATTATGGAGGAAAAGAAGGGAAATCAGCATTGTATTATGCGTCTTCATTCGTAGGATATTTTCCGGCAGATCATCCAAAATATTCATGTATTGTAGTGGTACATAAACCAAATACATCAAAAAATAATTATTACGGAGCAGACGTGGCAGGGCCGGTTTTTAAAAGAATTGCCCAAAAAATATTTACAGATGCGCCATCAACAAATAAAATAAAACAACTGGATTCTAAGATTCCAAAACAAGAAATCAGTTATGATAAGTTTGATAAAGAATCAAACAAAAAATTAAATCAAATTCCTAATTTAAAAGGAATGCCGGGAATGGATGCCATTGCTTTACTGGAAAATTTAGGTTTAAAAGTAAAAGTAAATGGAGTAGGGAAAGTAAAAAATCAGTCAATTCAGGCTGGTCAGAGTATTATTAAAAACACAACTATAGTATTAGAATTATCGTGAAAATACTAAAAGACATATTATATAAAGTGGCTATTGAATCTGTAACTGGTTCAACAGATATCAATATCCAAAAAATAGAATTTGATTCACGAAAAGTAGAAGCAAATGATATTTTCGTGGCAATCAGAGGTTCGCTTTCTGATGGACACGATTATATAGAAAAAGCGATTCAACTTGGTGCAAAAGCTATTATTTGTGATACACTTCCTGAAAATATTCAGAAAGAGGTTACTTATATTCAGGTAAAAGATACTAATGCGGCGCTTGCTTTTATGGCGGCTAATTATTTTGGAGATCCTTCTGCAAAACTAAAATTAGTTGGAGTAACAGGAACAAACGGAAAAACAACTATAGCATCATTGTTATTTCAGTTGTTTAAAAAAGCAGGATTTAAAGTGGGGTTATTATCAACTGTAAAAATAATGGTTGATGAAACAGAGTATCCGGCAACGCACACAACACCAGATTCAATTACCATTAATCATTATTTAAATGAAATGATCGAAGCTGGAGTTACGCATTGTTTTATGGAGGTAAGTTCACACGGAATCCATCAAAAACGTACAGAAGCTTTGCATTTTGTGGGCGGAATTTTTACGAATCTTTCGCACGATCATTTAGATTACCATGCCACTTTTGCTGAATACAGAGATGTAAAAAAATCATTTTTTGATTCGCTGCCAAAAACGGCTTTTGCGTTATCAAATATTGATGATAAAAACGGAACTGTAATGCTTCAAAATACTGTGGCAAGAAAGTTTACGTATGCTCTGAAATCGTATGCTGATTTTAAAGCTACAATTTTAGAAAGCCAATTATCGGGTTTATTATTAAAAATTAATGATAACGAAGTTTGGGTGAAACTGATTGGTACTTTTAATGCTTACAATGTTTTAGCAATTTACGGAACAGCTGTTGAGTTAGGACTGGATAGCCTTGAGGCGTTGCGTTTATTGTCTGATTTAGAAAGTGTTTCAGGTCGTTTTCAATATATCGTATCAGATGGTGGAATTACAGCTGTTGTAGATTATGCACATACTCCTGATGCTTTAGAAAATGTTTTAAAAAC from the Flavobacterium sp. genome contains:
- the dnaG gene encoding DNA primase, with the translated sequence MISQSTIDAVFETARVEEVIGDFVNLKRAGSNFKGLSPFSDERSPSFMVSPAKGIWKDFSSGKGGNSVAFLMEHSHFTYPEAIRYLAKKYNIEIEETEQTEAEKAITDVRESMYLVSEFAAKYFQDVLINSEEGKAIGLSYFKERGFTNETIKKFALGYSPETWDALTKEALGKGYKLEFLESTGLTIAREDRPFDRFKGRVMFPIHSMSGRVLGFGGRILTNDKKAAKYLNSPESDIYHKSRVLYGIFQAKQAIAKQNNCYLVEGYTDVIQFNQAGIENVVASSGTALTPDQIRLVNRLTRNITVLFDGDAAGLRASIRGIDLILEEGMNVRVCAFPDGEDPDSFARKNSHDDLVRYLEENSKDFIQFKASILMGEAKNDPIKKADLIRDMVASISKIPDRIQREVYIQECARIMDISEQVLVSTLAQLIQKDLSEANKRQKQEQKPFEVVRNQPSKQANYSGGDPEDPRTGPPEDYYPGDMGHQQGPEKVDILYGFERKIIEILLLYGNVLEDFEDVFLKADEEGNVKEVSEKRKYKVYEKIYLSLQEDEVELSNQLFQNIFNGLIDFYNQNETFSLDKYLMHLQPEFAQEVTNILMEDEKVTIHNWEGQNIYPKHKNVTIEQNVSDTIFSMRWFLVSKLIHELKNTLITDPQEDNSELLSMVVDYSKLLNNFSKKLGRVVVPYHGG
- a CDS encoding response regulator transcription factor, yielding MIKVCLADNHPVTHFGVKSYFKDHDQISIVANVGNFSMVRDILQTKEIDILILDLELEGLSSIFEVKSILKNFPKTKIVIFSDLAEQMYAPNAIKAGVSGYVHKTEKLETLGLSIIKVHEGKIIINETVRKNMALIAKQSKSERLYRKLSNREIEVLRYLSDGKKNNEISKILSLNEKTISTYKLRLLTKLNVTNLVDLVNKAKTLEII
- the nadE gene encoding NAD(+) synthase translates to MAKKSTIQTEKVNTHIVEWLKNYAANAKVNGFVIGISGGIDSAVTSTLCAQTGLQVLCVEMPIHQAESQVSRGREHIEQLKKRFSNVSSVKTDLTDTFEAFKAAVPTSKDSTKVNLSLANTRARLRMTSLYYLAGIHGLLVAGTGNKVEDFGVGFYTKYGDGGVDLSPIADLMKSDVYALGEYLTVPESILTAAPTDGLFGDNRTDEDQLGASYDELEWAMIAAESGKSADDFNGREKSVFEIYKRLNTSNKHKMEAIPVCLIPKTLK
- the gldB gene encoding gliding motility lipoprotein GldB codes for the protein MKMYRFVVVLCLFFLSCDQKTKVEKEVEEIPVDIKVERFDKAFFETKPEDLSKLKKQYPYFFPGNDDNIWLQKMKEPIWREVYEEVQKKYSNFEPVREEFNELFKHVKYYFPKTKTPKVVTVIGEMDYNAKAIYADSLVVVALELYLGKDHKFYEFPNYIKYNFEERQIMPDVVSSFTYRNIPAFPDKNLVSQMIFEGKQLYAKDLLLPNYTDAEKMGYTPEQIKWCEENESYMWRYFLENEMLYSLDPKLTTRFIAPAPFSKFYLEIDNDSPGRVGAWIGWQIVRSYMKNNNVSLSELLKVNAKEIFEKSKYKPKK
- the gldC gene encoding gliding motility protein GldC translates to MSNTIKSEIKFNVELDENRVPEKLTWSAQDGGVAEEEAKAIMLSIWDSKAQETMRIDLWTKDMPVDEMKVFFHQTLVAMADTFKRATDDEKMSDTMKDFCDYFAEKLELAK
- the yihA gene encoding ribosome biogenesis GTP-binding protein YihA/YsxC; its protein translation is MKINTAEFIVSNSDASKCPKDFLPEYAFIGRSNVGKSSLINMITNNKNLAKTSAKPGKTQLINHFKINNNWFLVDLPGYGYAKVSKKTKSVFQQFITDYFENREQLVCAFVLIDIRHEAQKIDIEFMSYMGESEIPFCIIFTKADKISKGKIDSHIAAYRKQMFANNWAEMPQYFVTSSTESIGKEELLSYIDEVNQEVFKNNSEF
- a CDS encoding alpha/beta hydrolase — encoded protein: MDKNYKKEGKYSYFEAGEGTPIVILHGLMGGLSNFDGVAQYFPAKGYKVVIPDLPIYTQSILKTNVKSFAKYVKDFITYKGFDKVILLGNSLGGHIALYHTKLYPEKVAGLVITGSSGLYESAMGDSYPRRGDYEYIKTKAEAVFYDPKIATPDLIDEVYATANDRIKLIKTLTIAKSAIRHNMAKDLPKMTVETCIIWGKNDTVTPPNVAEEFNTLLPNSTLYWIDKCGHAAMMEHPQEFNEILEKWLTEKNL